The proteins below are encoded in one region of Drosophila santomea strain STO CAGO 1482 chromosome 3R, Prin_Dsan_1.1, whole genome shotgun sequence:
- the LOC120452436 gene encoding transmembrane emp24 domain-containing protein eca-like — protein sequence MKRTLMFLVLLLETLHHTWGLYFTMRETVQKCFIQTTPDETDVLVHYAFEVEDSSSGGFMPAPPGLGMHVEVRDSTDKVVLSRVYKSEARLKFTTHWPGDHRICLQSNSSAWFEGALLRVHLDIETGERTVDYDNVRRVYNLDYMQLRILQLMNQAKDISRNQNYQRFEEKLYRRTCDSIYFNIVCFSVAQVVILLLLWAIQYHLLFRKPSLYLAYCQVLCDSELSRLRTPEAFRALISIVGTSVQGLTSEAFTQWIRQFENPYSTYEQLLMSDEVKAKVEEFVGKFLCKPAPQVPENVQGSLYASNVQLAKLLSSAQRNRSVHLKDDHTLLVCECVDCKAGKSNTADTQS from the exons ATGAAGCGCACATTAATGTTCCTGGTACTGCTTCTGGAAACCCTGCACCACACTTGGGGGCTGTACTTCACAATGAGAGAAACGGTTCAAAAGTGCTTCATCCAGACTACGCCCGATGAAACGGATGTGCTGG TTCACTACGCCTTTGAGGTGGAAGATTCAAGCTCAGGCGGCTTTATGCCCGCGCCGCCTGGCCTTGGAATGCATGTGGAAGTGAGGGATAGTACGGACAAGGTTGTCCTTTCCCGCGTCTACAAGTCGGAGGCTCGTCTTAAGTTCACAACCCACTGGCCTGGTGACCACCGCATCTGCCTGCAATCCAACAGTTCCGCGTGGTTTGAAGGCGCTCTTTTACGTGTCCACTTGGACATTGAGACCGGCGAGCGGACTGTGGACTACGATAACGTTCGGCGGGTGTACAACCTGGACTACATGCAGTTGCGGATTCTACAGCTGATGAATCAGGCAAAGGATATCTCCAGGAATCAGAACTACCAGCGTTTTGAAGAGAAACTCTATCGGAGGACATGCGATAGCATATACTTCAATATAGTATGTTTCTCCGTCGCTCAGGTCGTAATCCTGCTACTCCTATGGGCCATCCAGTATCATCTGCTTTTTAGGAAACCTTCCTTGTACCTTGCGTACTGCCAAGTCCTCTGCGACAGCGAATTGTCCAGG TTGAGGACACCAGAGGCGTTTAGAGCACTCATCTCCATCGTGGGTACCAGCGTTCAAGGTCTAACCTCCGAGGCCTTCACACAATGGATCAGGCAGTTTGAGAATCCGTATTCAACGTATGAGCAGCTTCTTATGTCCGATGAGGTCAAAGCCAAAGTAGAAGAAT TTGTTGGAAAATTCCTCTGCAAGCCAGCTCCGCAGGTTCCGGAAAATGTTCAAGGCAGCTTGTACGCCTCCAATGTCCAATTGGCGAAGCTTCTGTCCAGCGCACAACGAAATCGCAGTGTACACTTGAAAGATGACCACACCCTGCTGGTCTGCGAGTGTGTAGATTGCAAGGCGGGGAAATCGAACACAGCTGATACGCAATCttga